CAAACATTTATTGtcacttcaattatttttcactATTTTGGAATTACAAACTCTTTTAacatttctaatttattttttatattttaaagtttcttccacatttttataatatataaatattgttttctgTTAATTAGCAGAGAGCCTCCTTCAAGCTTTGTGAACTGAGCACCAAATTCATGGAATCCCAATCCCCCATTACACTCTCCCAAACAGAGCTTCAAACCGCCATCTATGGCGAATGTCTCGATTCCATCGACCCCGACCTCTTTTATGATGATTTCGATAGCGCTTCCTCCACTCCTTACGTCAGTGCTCATTCCAGCCCCTGCCGCGGCCCCATTTCCGGCTTCTTTTACAGTGCTCCGGCCAGTCCTATGCACTTTGCCATCACCAAAAACCCTACCAACTCCTCTTCTACTTTCATGGAGAATCAGTCTTCTTCGTTTGAGTTCGATTTCTCCGCTAGGTTTGGGTCTAATGGCGGTTCGAGTTCCACGGCGTCGATGAGCTCCGCCGATGAGTTGTTTCATAACGGGAAGATACGTCCGATGAAGCTTTCGACGCACTTGGAGCTTCCATTGGCGCCGTTGCTGGACTTGGAGcttggagatgaagaagaaggggacGGAGTCGTTGAGTTTGTTCGAGGGAGGGATCTGAGGTTGAGGGATAAACTACAGCGGCGGAGAACTAGATCCATGTCGCCGTTCAGAAACTCGCCGATTGAGTGGACGGAGAGCGAGAATGGAGACGGAATCAGTGTGGAATGCTCTGTGACTGAGAAGGAAAATTCTGAAGAGAGTGAAGTAATCGAGAAGGTTGTAGAAACAGCTTCGAATTCTGAGGCGAGTACTCCTTCGATTTCGGCTTGTTCTTCGAGATCGTCTTCTGCAGGAAGGAGCTCGAAGAGATGGATTTTTCTGAAGGATTTTCTGTACAGAAGTAAAAGCGAAGGAAGAAGCAACACCAAATTTTGGTCTAACATATCGTTCACTCctgtgaaagaaaagaaatcaggAGGGGCAAACCAGAGTGTTGCTAAGCAAGAGTTCATAAATCCATTGGTGGATCGATCTTCAGTGGGGAAGAAAGCAAAAGGAAGAGTTGGGGCGAAGAAAGATGGGGGTGGAAAGCCTAGAAATGGAGTTGGAAAGAGGAGAGTTGTTCCACCATCGCCACATGAGCGTCATTACACGGCTAACAGAGCTCACTCAgaggagatgaagaagaagacataCTTGCCTTACAGGCAAGGATT
This sequence is a window from Cucurbita pepo subsp. pepo cultivar mu-cu-16 chromosome LG04, ASM280686v2, whole genome shotgun sequence. Protein-coding genes within it:
- the LOC111793735 gene encoding uncharacterized protein LOC111793735 isoform X2 produces the protein MESQSPITLSQTELQTAIYGECLDSIDPDLFYDDFDSASSTPYVSAHSSPCRGPISGFFYSAPASPMHFAITKNPTNSSSTFMENQSSSFEFDFSARFGSNGGSSSTASMSSADELFHNGKIRPMKLSTHLELPLAPLLDLELGDEEEGDGVVEFVRGRDLRLRDKLQRRRTRSMSPFRNSPIEWTESENGDGISVECSVTEKENSEESEVIEKVVETASNSEASTPSISACSSRSSSAGRSSKRWIFLKDFLYRSKSEGRSNTKFWSNISFTPVKEKKSGGANQSVAKQEFINPLVDRSSVGKKAKGRVGAKKDGGGKPRNGVGKRRVVPPSPHERHYTANRAHSEEMKKKTYLPYRQGLLGCLGFSSKGYGAVSGFAKALNSVSSR
- the LOC111793735 gene encoding uncharacterized protein LOC111793735 isoform X1, producing the protein MESQSPITLSQTELQTAIYGECLDSIDPDLFYDDFDSASSTPYVSAHSSPCRGPISGFFYSAPASPMHFAITKNPTNSSSTFMENQSSSFEFDFSARFGSNGGSSSTASMSSADELFHNGKIRPMKLSTHLELPLAPLLDLELGDEEEGDGVVEFVRGRDLRLRDKLQRRRTRSMSPFRNSPIEWTESENGDGISVECSVTEKENSEESEVIEKVVETASNSEASTPSISACSSRSSSAGRSSKRWIFLKDFLYRSKSEGRSNTKFWSNISFTPVKEKKSGGANQSVAKQEFINPLVDRSSVGKKAKGRVGAKKDGGGKPRNGVGKRRVVPPSPHERHYTANRAHSEEMKKKTYLPYRQGLLGCLGFSSKGYGAVSGFAKALNSVSSRNTKQKA